One region of Polaribacter pectinis genomic DNA includes:
- a CDS encoding LytR/AlgR family response regulator transcription factor, with amino-acid sequence MSKVKILVVEDEMIIADNICDALTDLGYETLEPAINYTEAIATIDAEKPDIAILDIQLSGKKSGIDIARKIRESYNFPFIFLTSNADSLTVNLAKEVMPPAYLIKPFSKDELYTSIEIALHNFSNKIGNIDSENLIIKDSVFVKDKGFYNKIHFKDILYLKSAHVYIEIILKNHQKMVVRTSLNDILEKLDESFIRIHRGYIVNTQHLSQINHSSVKIYNEELPIGKKYREDIVKRINLI; translated from the coding sequence ATGAGTAAAGTTAAAATTCTTGTTGTAGAAGATGAAATGATAATTGCAGATAATATTTGCGACGCTTTAACCGATTTAGGTTACGAAACTTTAGAGCCAGCAATTAATTATACAGAAGCAATTGCAACTATAGATGCAGAAAAACCAGATATAGCAATTTTAGATATTCAATTATCTGGTAAAAAATCTGGAATAGATATAGCTAGAAAAATAAGAGAATCATATAATTTTCCTTTTATTTTTCTAACGTCTAATGCAGATTCTTTAACTGTAAATTTGGCCAAAGAAGTAATGCCACCTGCTTATTTAATAAAACCATTTTCTAAAGATGAACTCTATACATCTATAGAAATAGCATTGCATAATTTTTCTAATAAAATAGGAAATATAGATTCTGAAAACTTAATCATTAAAGATTCCGTTTTTGTAAAAGATAAAGGTTTTTACAATAAAATTCATTTTAAAGATATTTTATACCTTAAAAGTGCGCATGTTTACATAGAAATCATTTTAAAAAATCATCAGAAAATGGTTGTTAGAACTAGTTTAAATGATATTTTAGAGAAACTAGATGAAAGCTTCATTAGAATTCATAGAGGCTATATTGTTAATACACAACACTTATCACAAATCAATCATTCATCAGTAAAAATTTACAATGAAGAGCTTCCTATTGGTAAAAAATACAGAGAAGACATTGTAAAGAGAATTAATTTAATATAA
- a CDS encoding 3-deoxy-D-manno-octulosonic acid transferase → MKFLYDFAIFLASLLLPIVAIFNKKITLFVDGRKETFSKIEALKNEKVIWFHAASLGEFEQARPIIEDLKKKAKKYKILVTFFSPSGYEIRKNYNLADVICYLPLDSKSNARKFVKTVNPELAVFIKYEFWPNLLNELKNKKVPTILVSGILREKQLFFKSYGSFMRKSLEAFHHFFVQDLNSEKLLNSINFKNVTVAGDTRFDRVLEILEQDNALDFINQFKDDKYTVVAGSTWQEDEELLVNYINNKASEDEKFIIAPHNIKNDAILELQKSINKKTVLFSEKEGENLKDYQVFIIDTIGILTKIYAAADIAYVGGGLKTGLHNILEPATFGIPVVIGNKYEKFKEAVDLVKIGGCLSIKNQQEFTSTFINLKKDINFRNLTGIINKKYIEDNLGATKLIMNYIKTKL, encoded by the coding sequence ATGAAATTCTTGTACGATTTTGCAATTTTTTTGGCTTCACTATTATTGCCAATAGTCGCCATCTTCAATAAAAAAATAACACTTTTTGTTGATGGTAGAAAAGAAACATTTTCTAAAATTGAAGCCTTAAAAAATGAAAAAGTAATTTGGTTTCATGCAGCGTCATTAGGCGAATTCGAACAAGCAAGACCAATAATTGAAGATTTAAAAAAGAAGGCTAAAAAATATAAAATTTTAGTTACTTTTTTCTCGCCTTCAGGATATGAAATCCGAAAGAATTATAATTTAGCTGATGTTATTTGTTATTTGCCACTAGATTCTAAATCGAACGCAAGAAAATTTGTAAAAACTGTAAACCCAGAATTGGCAGTTTTTATAAAATATGAATTTTGGCCAAACCTCTTAAATGAATTAAAGAACAAGAAAGTTCCTACTATTCTAGTTTCAGGAATTTTAAGAGAAAAGCAATTGTTTTTTAAGAGTTATGGAAGTTTTATGCGAAAATCTTTGGAAGCATTCCATCACTTTTTTGTACAAGATTTAAATTCAGAAAAATTACTGAATTCTATCAATTTTAAAAATGTAACTGTTGCAGGAGATACTCGTTTCGATAGAGTTTTAGAAATATTAGAACAAGATAATGCGTTAGATTTTATCAATCAATTTAAAGACGATAAATACACAGTTGTTGCAGGAAGTACTTGGCAAGAAGACGAAGAGTTATTAGTGAATTACATTAATAATAAAGCTTCAGAAGACGAGAAATTTATTATTGCACCACATAATATTAAAAATGATGCAATTTTAGAGCTTCAAAAATCAATCAATAAAAAAACAGTGTTATTTTCTGAAAAAGAAGGTGAAAATTTAAAAGATTATCAAGTTTTTATAATTGATACTATTGGTATTTTAACCAAAATTTACGCAGCTGCAGATATAGCTTATGTTGGTGGAGGTTTAAAAACAGGATTACATAATATTTTAGAGCCAGCAACTTTCGGAATTCCGGTTGTCATTGGAAACAAATACGAAAAATTTAAAGAAGCAGTAGATTTAGTGAAAATAGGAGGTTGTCTTTCTATTAAAAATCAGCAAGAATTTACTTCAACTTTTATCAATTTAAAAAAAGATATAAATTTTAGAAACTTAACCGGAATTATCAACAAAAAATACATTGAAGATAATTTAGGAGCAACAAAATTAATTATGAATTATATAAAAACGAAACTATAA
- a CDS encoding YeeE/YedE family protein: MDFILQPWPWYVGGPLIALSLFLYFYFGKNFGASTNFETLCTMAGAGKVSDYFKKDWKERDFALLFVVGLIIGGFISAMYLIPNQNIDLNPKTVQELTDLGFSNVANQYFPDEIFSEEVVFSLKGFLILILSGVLIGFGTRYAGGCTSGHAITGLSSLQLPSLLAVIGFFIGGIIAAWFIIPILF; this comes from the coding sequence ATGGATTTTATTTTACAGCCTTGGCCTTGGTATGTTGGTGGGCCATTAATTGCATTGTCACTTTTTCTCTATTTTTATTTTGGAAAAAATTTTGGAGCTTCTACAAATTTCGAAACGTTATGTACAATGGCTGGCGCAGGAAAAGTGTCGGATTATTTTAAGAAAGATTGGAAAGAACGTGATTTTGCATTGCTTTTTGTAGTCGGTTTAATTATTGGAGGTTTTATTTCAGCGATGTATTTAATTCCAAATCAGAATATAGATTTAAACCCAAAAACAGTTCAAGAATTAACAGATTTAGGGTTTAGCAATGTTGCGAATCAATATTTTCCTGACGAAATTTTTAGCGAAGAAGTTGTGTTTTCTTTGAAAGGATTTTTAATACTAATCTTATCTGGAGTTCTAATCGGTTTTGGAACACGTTATGCAGGTGGTTGTACTTCTGGACACGCAATTACAGGTTTAAGTAGTTTGCAATTGCCATCTTTATTAGCGGTAATTGGCTTTTTTATTGGCGGTATTATTGCTGCTTGGTTTATAATTCCTATTTTATTTTAG
- a CDS encoding YeeE/YedE thiosulfate transporter family protein, which translates to MKNIKFLILGIFFAIVLSKTEAISWYRFYEMFRFQSFHMFGIIGGAVVISAIIMQLFKSGKIKDINGNKIVPKPKEKGFISTVLGGTLFGLGWGISGACAAPIFVILGFKFLPALILLVGALLGAFLYGIISKKLPN; encoded by the coding sequence ATGAAAAACATAAAATTTTTAATACTCGGAATCTTTTTCGCAATTGTATTAAGTAAAACAGAGGCAATTTCTTGGTATCGTTTTTACGAAATGTTCCGTTTTCAATCTTTTCATATGTTTGGAATTATTGGAGGAGCAGTTGTAATTTCAGCAATAATTATGCAATTGTTTAAAAGCGGAAAAATAAAAGATATCAATGGAAATAAAATTGTTCCTAAACCAAAGGAAAAAGGATTTATAAGCACTGTTTTAGGAGGAACATTATTCGGTTTAGGCTGGGGAATTTCTGGAGCTTGTGCAGCACCAATTTTTGTAATTCTTGGTTTTAAATTTTTACCGGCTTTAATTTTATTAGTTGGTGCACTTTTAGGAGCTTTTCTATATGGAATTATAAGTAAAAAACTTCCAAATTAA
- the moaA gene encoding GTP 3',8-cyclase MoaA, with translation MSKLIDNFGRQMEYVRLAVTDRCNLRCQYCMPAHGIDIVPRQELLTFKEMYRLIRVLTELGVKKVRLTGGEPFVRKDFVGFLEMLSYNDLLDAINITTNGALISQHIPIIEKLEKVKHINLSIDSLQREKFAKITRRDVFPEVYKTFELLEKSSLNLKLNVVVQSGFNTDEIVDFVRLTKDKNVAVRFIEEMPFNGKGQREMQENWTFNKILNEIKTEFDVQEIKSEKSSTSRNYKVENHLGSVGIIPAFTRTICNDCNRIRITSTGTFKNCLFDDGVFNLRDFIRKGASNDDLKELFLGLVKNKPENGFIAEANRKDGGASESMSTIGG, from the coding sequence ATGAGCAAGTTAATAGACAATTTTGGGCGACAAATGGAGTATGTACGTTTAGCGGTTACAGATCGCTGTAACTTGCGTTGCCAATATTGTATGCCAGCTCATGGAATAGATATTGTACCAAGACAAGAGCTACTTACTTTTAAAGAAATGTATCGTTTAATTCGTGTTTTAACTGAATTGGGCGTTAAAAAAGTACGTTTAACTGGTGGCGAACCTTTTGTACGTAAAGACTTTGTCGGTTTTTTAGAAATGTTGTCTTACAACGATTTGTTAGATGCCATTAATATTACCACAAATGGAGCATTGATTTCTCAACATATTCCAATCATTGAAAAGTTAGAAAAAGTAAAACACATCAATTTAAGTATTGATAGTTTACAGCGAGAAAAATTCGCTAAAATTACCAGAAGAGACGTTTTTCCTGAAGTTTATAAAACCTTTGAATTATTAGAAAAAAGTAGCTTAAATTTAAAATTGAATGTAGTTGTACAATCTGGTTTTAATACAGATGAAATTGTAGATTTTGTAAGATTGACAAAAGATAAAAACGTTGCAGTCAGATTTATTGAAGAAATGCCTTTCAATGGAAAAGGACAACGTGAAATGCAAGAAAATTGGACGTTCAACAAGATTTTAAACGAGATAAAAACAGAGTTTGATGTTCAAGAAATTAAATCTGAAAAATCATCTACATCAAGAAATTATAAAGTTGAAAATCATTTAGGTTCTGTTGGAATTATTCCTGCGTTTACAAGAACCATTTGTAACGATTGTAATAGAATTAGAATTACTTCCACAGGAACTTTTAAAAATTGTTTGTTTGATGATGGTGTTTTTAATTTGCGAGATTTTATAAGAAAAGGAGCATCCAATGACGATTTAAAAGAACTCTTTTTAGGTTTGGTGAAAAATAAACCTGAAAATGGTTTTATCGCAGAAGCAAATAGAAAAGATGGTGGCGCTTCTGAAAGTATGAGTACAATAGGAGGATAA
- a CDS encoding molybdopterin molybdotransferase MoeA, which yields MISVKEAKKIILNSTQNFRVEEIPFIKSVDRILKENILADRDFPPFNRVSMDGIAIDFTSFKNGQRSFKIEGIQGAGSEQISLNNPENCIEVMTGAVLPNNTNTVIRYEDVTIESGIVTINIDEIKDAQNVHPKGKDRKIGDLLIKKNTKISASEVGVLATVGKSLVKVAKQPKVMIVSTGDELVGVDEIPLEHQIRRSNVFTLVSLLERLHIPSETAHITDDKPILKQKIERYLQEYDVLLFSGAVSKGKFDFLPEVFDELGVEKLFHKITQRPGKPFFYGKTSRCNVFGFPGNPISTFVNCLAYFYPWYYKSVGVEVEEETAILSEDFVFKPSLTYFLQVKLSYKFGHLVATPITGNGSGDLASLVNADAFIQLPNDKNEFKSGEVFPIIRYR from the coding sequence ATGATTTCAGTAAAAGAGGCAAAAAAAATAATTTTAAACTCAACTCAAAATTTTCGAGTTGAAGAAATTCCGTTTATAAAATCTGTTGATAGAATTTTAAAAGAAAATATTCTTGCAGATAGAGATTTCCCTCCATTTAATAGAGTTTCTATGGATGGAATTGCAATTGACTTTACATCATTCAAAAACGGACAAAGAAGCTTTAAAATTGAAGGAATTCAAGGTGCGGGAAGTGAGCAAATTTCACTAAATAATCCAGAAAATTGTATTGAAGTTATGACTGGCGCAGTTTTGCCTAATAATACAAATACAGTAATTCGTTATGAAGATGTTACCATCGAAAGCGGAATCGTAACAATTAATATTGATGAAATTAAAGACGCCCAAAATGTTCATCCAAAAGGAAAAGATAGAAAAATTGGCGATTTATTAATCAAAAAAAACACAAAAATATCAGCATCAGAAGTTGGTGTTTTGGCAACCGTTGGAAAATCGCTTGTAAAAGTTGCAAAGCAACCAAAAGTTATGATTGTTTCCACTGGTGATGAATTGGTTGGTGTAGATGAAATTCCTTTAGAACATCAAATAAGAAGATCTAATGTTTTTACATTGGTTTCATTATTGGAAAGATTACATATTCCTTCTGAAACTGCTCATATTACAGATGATAAACCTATTTTAAAACAAAAAATAGAAAGGTATTTGCAAGAATATGACGTTTTGCTTTTCAGTGGAGCAGTCAGTAAAGGTAAATTCGATTTTTTACCAGAAGTTTTTGATGAATTGGGTGTAGAAAAATTGTTTCATAAAATCACACAAAGACCTGGGAAACCTTTCTTTTATGGCAAAACCAGTAGATGTAATGTGTTCGGATTTCCTGGAAATCCTATTTCGACATTTGTAAATTGTTTGGCTTATTTTTATCCTTGGTATTATAAATCAGTTGGAGTAGAGGTTGAAGAGGAAACCGCAATTTTATCAGAAGATTTTGTTTTTAAACCGAGCTTAACTTATTTTTTACAAGTAAAATTAAGTTACAAATTTGGGCATTTAGTGGCAACTCCAATTACTGGAAATGGTTCTGGAGATTTAGCAAGTTTGGTAAATGCAGATGCTTTTATTCAATTACCAAATGATAAAAATGAATTTAAAAGTGGAGAAGTTTTTCCAATAATTAGATATAGATAA
- the moaC gene encoding cyclic pyranopterin monophosphate synthase MoaC, with protein sequence MSDFTHINKKGNPKMVNVSDKKITKRTAIAKATMFLGKEVISNFSNDELTTKKGPVFQTAIIAGIQGVKKTSELIPMCHPLLINGVDIDIKIIDSENVEVLCEVTIEGKTGVEMEALTGANITCLTIYDMCKSISQKMVIKEVMLVEKTGGKSDINNG encoded by the coding sequence ATGAGTGATTTCACACACATAAACAAAAAAGGAAATCCTAAAATGGTAAATGTTTCTGATAAGAAAATTACCAAAAGAACAGCAATTGCAAAAGCAACAATGTTTTTAGGAAAAGAAGTGATTTCTAATTTTTCAAATGATGAATTAACTACCAAAAAAGGCCCCGTTTTTCAAACAGCGATTATTGCAGGAATTCAGGGTGTTAAAAAAACATCAGAATTAATACCAATGTGTCATCCATTATTAATTAATGGTGTAGATATTGATATTAAAATTATTGATTCAGAAAATGTAGAAGTGCTTTGTGAAGTTACAATTGAAGGAAAAACAGGCGTAGAAATGGAAGCTTTAACTGGCGCAAATATTACTTGTTTAACAATTTATGATATGTGTAAAAGCATCAGTCAAAAAATGGTGATTAAAGAAGTAATGTTGGTAGAAAAAACGGGAGGAAAATCGGATATTAATAATGGCTAA
- a CDS encoding NTP transferase domain-containing protein: protein MAKHKKHTNLERRNNDNFAPNEISILGTNCGVISDLVHKVSEKLSNYKLTYFDASHAKDVERNRLSEFTFHHEGNLQITTSGNVNKFEQRLQFAQYDYVFINGNHYQGAKQILILDEAKEASVLKRLDQLDSIQFIIKLKKETEFFDFLVEKFPNIKNKVCYTIEEVDKIANHIINLVQEKVAPIKGLVLVGGKSTRMGKDKSELNYFGKPQKEHAKELLENNNFETYYSVQTESSVISSEVEKSQNEIPDVFLNLGPFGGICSAFQKDPNSAWLVLATDVPFVNDEVIQQLLKHRNPSKVATAIKGKNKEFVEPLITIYEPKAYSILLQYLAQGYSCPRKMLINSDVEIVEIDDSFIRNVNTPEEFENAKKEIKS, encoded by the coding sequence ATGGCTAAACACAAAAAACATACAAATTTAGAAAGAAGAAATAATGACAATTTTGCGCCGAATGAAATTTCAATTCTAGGAACAAACTGTGGTGTAATTTCAGATTTAGTTCATAAGGTTTCAGAAAAATTATCAAACTATAAATTGACGTATTTTGATGCTTCACATGCAAAAGATGTTGAGAGAAATAGATTGTCTGAGTTTACTTTTCATCATGAAGGAAATTTACAAATTACTACTTCTGGAAACGTAAATAAATTTGAACAACGTTTGCAATTTGCGCAATACGATTATGTTTTTATCAACGGAAATCATTATCAAGGTGCAAAACAAATTCTTATTTTAGACGAAGCAAAAGAAGCTTCCGTTTTAAAAAGATTGGATCAATTAGATAGCATTCAGTTTATTATTAAGTTGAAAAAAGAAACGGAGTTTTTTGATTTTTTAGTTGAGAAATTTCCAAACATAAAAAATAAGGTTTGCTATACTATTGAGGAGGTTGATAAAATTGCAAATCATATCATTAATTTAGTTCAAGAGAAAGTTGCTCCCATAAAAGGACTTGTTTTAGTTGGTGGGAAAAGCACAAGAATGGGGAAGGATAAATCTGAATTGAATTATTTTGGAAAACCTCAAAAAGAACACGCTAAAGAATTGTTAGAAAATAATAATTTTGAAACGTATTATTCTGTTCAAACCGAATCTTCTGTCATTTCGAGCGAAGTCGAGAAATCTCAAAACGAAATCCCAGATGTTTTTCTAAATCTTGGACCTTTTGGCGGAATTTGTTCTGCTTTTCAAAAAGATCCTAATTCGGCTTGGTTGGTTTTAGCAACAGATGTACCATTTGTAAATGATGAAGTAATTCAGCAATTATTAAAACATAGAAATCCGAGTAAAGTTGCTACAGCAATTAAAGGAAAAAACAAAGAGTTTGTAGAGCCTTTGATTACCATTTATGAACCAAAAGCATATTCAATTTTATTACAATATTTAGCACAAGGATATTCTTGTCCACGTAAAATGTTAATTAATTCTGATGTAGAAATCGTTGAAATTGATGACTCTTTTATTAGAAATGTGAATACTCCTGAAGAGTTTGAAAATGCTAAAAAGGAAATTAAGTCTTAA